Part of the Streptomyces sp. NBC_01264 genome, GAGGCCCGGGGCGGGACGGAGACCGGGGCCGGGGCGGAGGCGGAGACCGGGGCCGGGGCCGAGGCGGAGACCGGGGCCGGCGCGGAGGTTAGAAGAACCAGCCGACCTGGGTGACGAACATGGCCACCACCACGACCAGGGTCCAGCCGAGCACGTGCTCCAGCCAGGAGGAGGAGTCGTCGTCGGGCCCGCCGGTGCGGACCAGGTTGCGGGCGCGGGTGGTCAGGGCGGCGCTGTGTGCGGTCATGCCTCCAATGTGACAGCGGGGGCGGCCCTCGCGGTAGAGACGATGGTCACGGGTGGCATGTCTCACGCCCCCGGCCGCGTGGTGCGGACGGGGGCGTGAGGGGTGCCTGCGTGCCGGATCAGGTGGTGCGGTCGCGGCCCGCCATGCCCGCCATGGCCAGGGCCAGGCACAGGGCGATACCGCCGGCGAGGACGTTGCTCCACACCGTGCGGGTGGTGCTGACGTCGCCGGAGATGACGAAGGGCGCGACGATCGTCCAGGCGGCGAGACCGACCGCCGTCCAGGCCATGGCGTGGGTGCGTTCGTAAGCGGTGCCGAGTCCGCTCATGCACAGGCAGTACGCCAGGCCCG contains:
- a CDS encoding SCO1431 family membrane protein is translated as MTAHSAALTTRARNLVRTGGPDDDSSSWLEHVLGWTLVVVVAMFVTQVGWFF
- a CDS encoding SPW repeat protein, with the protein product MTTQPRIEHHPDLAEMRSRFERVTSTPSAQVVEALALMTGLYIAASPWIAGFSGLSSLAINNLIAGLAYCLCMSGLGTAYERTHAMAWTAVGLAAWTIVAPFVISGDVSTTRTVWSNVLAGGIALCLALAMAGMAGRDRTT